The segment CATGACTATGAGAAGCTAAAAAGAGAAATGGATGAGGAGCATGAAGTCAACATATGGTTGCCAAAATTCAAATTCCAGACTAAAAAAGAGTTATCAAGTCCACTTATAAGTATGGGATTAACTGATGCATTCACGGAGTTCGGCCTTTCCGGAATAACTGAAGAAACGGACCTGACAATCTCAGAAGTGATCCATCAGGCATCTATCGACGTGCAGGAGAAAGGAACAGAAGCCGCTGCTGCAACAGCAGTTGAAGCAGTCGACTGCGCCATGGTCGATGAGCCTATCATAAAAGAGTTCAGGGCAGACCACCCATTCATTTTCTTCATCGAAGACAAAAGGACCGGATGCATTCTCTTCATGGGGAAGGTCGAACATCCTGAGTACGATGAGATTACAGCAAAATGAGATCCAAATGATCTTTAAAAGCAAGTGGAAGGATGAACAGTCCGCATGACTGTCATTCCACTTCGGCTTCCGTTTCTTTTTTCTTTCCATTCATAAATTCCGGCACTATATCATGCATCTCCTCAGGAGAATACCTGATGGCAAGGACACGCACAATTCCCAGCACCAGTATCAGTGCTGAAAGGGCAAGGATGAATTCTGAATCGAACTCCTTTGCATACATTCCCACGGCGATCTCGCGCATGACTATCAGAATGGTGGCGTCAGTAACATAAGTCAGTTTGATGCGCTCATGCTCATGGTAATCAACGAATATGTTGAAAAGATCGATCAGTATGAAAATTGTAAGGACACTGGAGACCATGTGATTAAATCCGAGATCCAGGGATGTGAAGGCCGTGAATCTCAATTCCAGCAAGGTAATTCCCATCCCGACGACCAGCGTAAGGAGAAGGATGTACAATACGACCGTGGTTATTGAATCGATGATCTTTCTGAATATCTTAGTGTTGTCTATCATGTTGTTACCTGAAGGAGGAGGAGTCATGGACAATGACCCTCAGGCGTTGAATAGACAGGGAAGTATATGGAATTTGCCTGAATAGAATATAGATACGAACGTAAAGTAAATAGAATAAATAGAAAAAGTAGGAACAAAAAACTGATCATCCTTTTCCGAAAAGTTCCCTGTTCAAAGGGCTTCACACCTCATGGAACTCCTCGGGATACTCCACAACGCCCCTTACATCATCCAATGAACCATCAACAAGCTCCATTGC is part of the Methanococcoides methylutens MM1 genome and harbors:
- a CDS encoding phosphate-starvation-inducible PsiE family protein encodes the protein MIDNTKIFRKIIDSITTVVLYILLLTLVVGMGITLLELRFTAFTSLDLGFNHMVSSVLTIFILIDLFNIFVDYHEHERIKLTYVTDATILIVMREIAVGMYAKEFDSEFILALSALILVLGIVRVLAIRYSPEEMHDIVPEFMNGKKKETEAEVE